Part of the Nitrospinota bacterium genome is shown below.
AGAGCCCCTTGAAATTTTAAAGATTCAATTTCGAGGCTTCCATTTTTAAATCGTTGATGAACCAACTCGTGATATTCATGGGGTAAAATTTTTAGCGGCAGGTAGCTTTCACTTTTATTGATTTGAAACGCCCCGGTTTGGATATCAAACGAAATCACAGGGTCCTTTGATTTATATTTACCCAGAGCTCCCTTGGCAGTGAAGTTGAACGATTGGGAGTCCATCTTGACTTCTGTTAATCGAATAGTGTCTTTGTTGAGGATGATCTCGTAATCGAGTGTGCCCCGGTGAGGGACCGAGGGATCACGAAGGGCCGGCTCGGCAGTTTCCTGCTCCGAGGCAAATTTCAAATTTCCGGTGGAGTGGAGATTGCCTGCCAGGCTTCCCGAAAATTTTGAGTCGAGGGAAACCCGCCCTTCACTCGAGACAGAGGGAATGACCTTTTTTAAATACGGCTGAAACCACGCCACAGGAAGATCCTGGATTTTGGCCTGGCCATCCAGTGTGAATCCGGCAAGATCCCAGGTCATTGTTGGATTGTCAAACGACCCCGAAACATTAATCCCGGTGGGCCGTTTGGGATGCGGTATTTCACCCTGGACAAGAAAATCAAAAGGAATTTTCAAAAACTGTTTCTGGATCAAAATATGAACTTTTTTTACCTGCAAAATGGCAGGCTTGACCTCGCCTGCAAAGGTTTTCAAATCGATGAAACGAATTTCGCCACTTTTGATTTCCAGCTTGTTGATCAGGCTCCCCTTGAGAACCTCTAAAAAGCCATATTTCGGCGGTTGGGAGACCAATTGCTGAATGCGTTCCATGTCAAATCCACCCTTGGAATCACGGATCAATTGCAAAAAGACTCCCTCAACCTCTATTTTTTTGACTTCAATGCGTTTATCCAGCAGAGGAAGCAGTTTGATAACCATCCTCAAACTTTTGGCGTGGAATTTCGGTTTTTCCTCATAATTTCCGCCAATGGTCACTTCCTTGAGTTTGACACTCAACCCCTTGATCAAATCCATTTCCGCCGAGCCAATGGAAACCTTTTTCCCGGTAAGATCCTCCAGCCGTTCCACGGCCAAAGTTTTAAACTTTTCCAGGTCGCTGAATTGAAGGTAAACCACCCCCACAACGGTGAAAAAACTTAAAACAATAACTCCCAGACTATAAAGAGCGATCTTTTTTTTAGAAATAGTCATTAAAAATATTTCAGGACGCGTAGAAAACGTTAAAATGGATCACAGACTCATCACCAGCCAAGTATTAAAGGGGTGAAAATTTTCGGTAAAGATATCATCATTTTAAGAGGTGCGCCGACGGCAACGGGTAGGTAAACTTAATATATATCATGATGTTATAGAATATTCAATCCAGACCAATCGACCTCCTGACCTGACGAATTATGGAACACAAAAAACCTTCTATGCTCTATGGAATCAACCCCATTCAGGAAGCTTTGAAAGCTTCAAAACGACATTGTCATAAAATCGTTGTCAAAGAAGAGGCCTCCAACCCAAGAATACAAGCGCTGTTAGCGTTAGCGAAATCACTCAAGGTAACGATTGAAGAGCTCCATCATAAGGAGTTCCAAAAAAAATACGGCGCTTATGCCCACCAGAGTATTATAGGATATTTTTCATCAAAGGAACCGCTGAATATAAAGGATTTAATTCAGCTGGCCTTCAAAACCACATCCACTCCCACTCTGGTCCTTTTGGATGGAATTCAGGACCCGCAAAACCTGGGAGCTATTATCCGGTCTGCGGAAGTGTTTGGGGTGCAAGGCGTTATTCTACCCGAGCGGCGCAGCGCTTCCATTACGGAAACAGTGGCCAAATGTTCCGCAGGGGCCATCGAAATTATTCCCGTGGCCTGTGTCAATAATCTCGTGCAAACTTTGGAAATCTTAAAAAAAGAAGGATTTTGGGCTGTGGGGGTGGATTCCTCCGGCGAGAAACCTTGCTATGAACTGCAATTCGATTTTCCGACCGTTCTGGTGATAGGCGGGGAGGAAAAAGGAATTCGCCCGTTGTTGAGAAAACAATGTGATTTTACCGTACATA
Proteins encoded:
- the rlmB gene encoding 23S rRNA (guanosine(2251)-2'-O)-methyltransferase RlmB yields the protein MEHKKPSMLYGINPIQEALKASKRHCHKIVVKEEASNPRIQALLALAKSLKVTIEELHHKEFQKKYGAYAHQSIIGYFSSKEPLNIKDLIQLAFKTTSTPTLVLLDGIQDPQNLGAIIRSAEVFGVQGVILPERRSASITETVAKCSAGAIEIIPVACVNNLVQTLEILKKEGFWAVGVDSSGEKPCYELQFDFPTVLVIGGEEKGIRPLLRKQCDFTVHIPMQGKLDSLNAAAASAVIFYEISRQKKKPLLPRQKTNS